From the genome of Vitis riparia cultivar Riparia Gloire de Montpellier isolate 1030 chromosome 11, EGFV_Vit.rip_1.0, whole genome shotgun sequence:
TACAAATTTCATAAGAAGAAAGAAGTGGATATTGCAGTGGACCTCTGGCGATTCGTCCCTCAAAAAGACAAGCTAGGTGGCATCATAGCAGATGAAAGTTTGAGATAGATTAATGTGGCTCTATttatctagtttttttttcccttttcctgtAACATTTGGATGGAGAGAATCCTCAGGCGTTTTTCCCCTCtagatataaatatttacaagaaaaacCCGCAAAATTCGTGTATATTATGATCCTGGAGAAAATTCAATGTGGCCTGGAGTTCTCGCATTTGGATTAAAGTGTTTCAATCTAGTAAGAACATGGAAAAGCTAGGATTCGGGTGTATAATGGAATTGAACATATGTCAAGGCAAATGCTAAGTGAAAATTGTCATTTTTGGTTGCGAAATTTGCATCAGTTTCTTCCATATAGGGTTTGCCTTCAGATTTGTCCAGCTTTCTTATAAGCCCCTGCCGCAGCAAATCGAGTCAAAACTCAAGTTGTAATTCCAGTACTTCCGATATTAACATATAGGataaattatcatattaattAGTATATCTGGTGTATGATAAATAATgagatatatttttaattttttttatatatcggatatattaattctaatttgagatataaatttattattctcattcaattttttaatatatttttttttatattatttgttttgtaaaaaattttaaaaaattatggtaattttttaaatgcataaaacatattataaaataatactcaCGCATGTactatttaatatatacaaactatttttatatattgaataatataaattttaaatattttaatcacaaatattattaaagaataaataaataattacttgctaaattttaaattatagaacaattttcaagtaattgagagaattatatatatatttttaataacaaatattggaatgatatataatttttattttaaacaaatatcaattattgaaatataataggtatttcatttttttttttacaaattaattataaacataatataatatttaagaatataaatgtctgtgagatatgcatatcttaTCCCATCCTAGccaaccaaacaaagcctaCTTGTGTTTGCTTGAAAGAGTTAGCATCAGTTTTGAAACAAGGTAGTGCAAATAATCAAAACTACTTGCACTACCTGCATTACCTGCACAGAATGGTATATCCATCTTTCCATAATGCAGAGAATAAAACACATATCCTTCGCTTCTCAACTCTCAAAAAGTGATGCCAAATGTAGTTTTAGCGAGTATGACACAGAAATTACCACTAACTACAAAAGGCGCAACTTCTAATCAGAACAAAATTATTCTTCCCACCCAAAATTAGCTTAGCTCGACAAACTTGGCATAATTGGAAAATTTCACGGATTTGCTTGATTCAACCCTTCATGCTGAAAATGAGGTCTCTTTTTTGGTGTATCTCAGTCTTCGGTTCCCATATCCTCCCCAAGAGTAAAGCGGACAAACCTCCGAACTTTTATGTTTTCTCCGAGGGCAGCAACAGTTTGCTTCACCAAGTCTTTCACCAAAATGCTATCATCCTTGATGAAGGCCTGCTCTAAAAGAGCAAGCTCCCCAAGCCTCTTTGCTACTCTCCCTTCCACAATTTTCTCTCTTATGTTCTCTGGTTTTGACTGAAGATCCTCTCTCTGCAtctctatttctttttccttgctCACAATGCTCTCTGCAATATCCTCCATTGAAACACACTGCACCTGTGGGCAGGCCACAACTTGCATTGCCAAGTCATCCACCAATTCCTTGAATTTTTCACTTCTACCCACAAAGTCGGTTTCGCAATTGACTTCGATTAGCACTCCGATGCGGGAGTCATGAATGTAGGATCCAATCCTGCCTTCTGCTGCAAGCCTGCTGGATTTCTTGTCCGCAGTTGAAAGACCCTTCATTCTGAGGTATTCTTGTGCCTTCTCGAGGTCCCCTCCAGTTTCTGACAGAGCTTTCTTGCAGTCCATCATTCCTGCTCCAGTTTCTTCTCTTAGTTGTTTGACTAATGCAGCAGACACTGTCACCGTTGGTGGTCTGCAAGAGCAGGATTTTGTGCAAATGTTTCAATTATAACACAGGTTCGAGAAACAAAAACACGTAAATACAAGAACAAAAATAACCAGAAACGTACACTATTTTGAGGGAAGAGGTGCATGGAGAAAGGAAAATGTACTGTTGTGAactggaaaaagaaaatctataAATTGGAGCTAATGAAATTTCTTGAAGCTTCTGTTGAGTAGTAATAGAGAACCGACTTTAGAAAACAACAGCAGTGAACTTTAAAATGGAAAGCTATACTGTCAGGAAAATCTGTAGATATACCGGACCTGAAAGTACACTATACTGGGAAAATCCAGTGCCAGCATCACTGAATGGTTTAAGTTACTAATCCTATGAATTATGTAAACCGATCCTCTGTAGGCCTACAGGCAGGCAAGATACTGgagattttattttacaatCTAATTTTGTGActgcttttgatatatatatacacagtATACACATATATTTAAAGGGTTTGGCACAGGGCAGTCTGACTAGATTCAAAGTATCATGATGCAATAATCAAGGCGCAAAATGTTTACTGCAACTGTGCAGGACTCCatggaaacaaaaaaggaagataATATGGATGGTGTTTCAAACTGGTTCCATGGGTCATTCATTCATGGCTATTTCTATTAAAACTTCCAGCGCAGAGGAAGCAGTGTCAGTTTATGGCCTAATGTACCATTCACAATTTCAAAGGCTTATCTAGCAGAATACCATGcttattctcaaaaatttattCTTAGTTCATGAAAAAAAGAGTAAATCACCACAAATATGATAACAGGTTGATTCAAGAAAGAAACAACATACTTTTCAGCAGTGTCATTGGTTGCTACTGCAGCAGGCTGCTCTTTTCCTGGTGCAGATGGTGGCGTTGCTGCAGTCTGGGCAGCCACCTCAGCAGCAAAATCTTGGCTTTTCTTTTCCAAGCCTTCTCCAAGATTATACCGCACAAACCTCTTCACTTTTATATTTTCTCCAATAGTTGCAATGGTCTGCTTCACCCAGTCTTTCACCACCACCTTGTCATTCTTAATGTAGGGTTGCTCAAGCAATGCCAGCTCGTCAAGCCTCTTCTTTATCCGCCCCTCAACAATCCTTGATCTGATCTGTTCTGGCTTCGACAAGAGATCTTCCTTCTGCATCTCAATCTCTCTTTCCTTGTTCACAATCTCTTCAGGAACATCTTCTGTAACAAGATACTGCACTTGAGGACAGGCAGCAGCTTGCATGGCCAGATCATCAACTAGCTCCTTAAAGATGTCACCTCGAGCAACAAAATCAGTCTCACAGTTCACCTCTATCAGAATACCAATTCGGCTATCATGAACATAAGAACCGATTCTTCCTTCAGCAGTGGCTCTGCTAGCTTTCTTGTCAGCACTTGCTAAGCCTTTCTTTCTTAGGAACTCTTGGGCTTTAACAATATCCCCTCCAGTTTCTGACAGAGCTTTTTTGCAATCCATCATTCCTGCTCCTGTGTCTTCACGTAACTTCTTCACAAGAGCAGGTGATATAGTGGCTACAATCCATACATAAACTGAAGTAAGTAGAAGCAGATATATATCTCCTGTTGGGGATTACTGGTGCTACgagaaagaaacaacaattGATAAAAACATCGATTATATGGACCAGTCATTTTCTAAATTACAAACGGCATTACTTTTCTATCATTACATTTacattttacaaaattgagTGGTATGATTAATATAATTTTGTGAGCATATTTGACCACATTATATACTAGTACTGAGcatttaaatatatcttcaataTTTCAAGGAATTTGGGTTTCATCAATGTATCCCTATGATACATTCATCACATGGATTTAACATAAGCATAAATCTATTCCGTATTCCATAACCATATGTGTTTCATGATAAAACCATCCACCAATGATGTTTTGAACACAGTTCCTATAACATCTTTCTGATTAGCATGCATGTCCCAGACAAATCACTTTCTCATTCTTTCATAGTGGCTGTCTGCCATGACCTGCAAGACTTAATAATGAACTTTTGGTTGataattttgtctttttacaatttatttttatttttattttttttgataggttttgTAAGAACTAATATTGTTATATTATCGTACAAAATAATGTTAATGTTAGATTTCAAGTTGTCATTTTGTGGACATGGATTTGAGATAGAACTCTGGAATACGTTTAAAAATGTAGAAGCTGTCGGGGTTAAAGGTATAAACCTTTAGTTGTGCTTTCTTTGGGAGAAGAAGTGCCAGTCTGCCCATCAGAGTTGCTAATATTGTTGTTTTTTGCAGTGACAGTTTCCACCTTTTCATCTTCTACTGGTGTGGCAGAAGGAATTTCATTCTCTGCAGCAGGGGTTTGTATCTGCACTTCCTCCTTCGATAAAATATCATTAGCTTGATTCTCAACAACTTTTTCACTGTCCTGACTTTCTGAAGACAATATCTGACTCTCAACTAATTCTCCAGATGGTGCAGGCTTTCCACCGTCTTCTGATCCATCTGTACATACattaaactcttttaaataaGGGGGAAACGTATATATGTTACTTGCCTATCAGAAAACacgcacaaaaaaaaaacttcaatacCAAGCAAAACTTGACAAGGACTGACAGAAAAATGAACTTTGGTATGAAACGATCCTGAAATGTTCATGCTACACACCTCTCAGCAAATACCTGATCTTCAGGCAGGACATAAATCAATCTTTTGCTTAATTTACTATGGTCTTATCTATTTACTGATGGGCATGTATCGATGATGAACTTTCAGTTCCTATAGTTCTTACATTGCATAAAGTAGCTGGATCATGATGTTTTATGTTGCATTGTTGTACATAACAGTGTAAATACAATGTGCACTAGGTTTCAAGTTGCTATGTTGGACAGAATTGATACTAGAATTTCCCAAAATGCAATTATGTAATCATCAAGAGCAGTCAAAGTGGTAATGCTATGAACCTGTATTCATGCTTTCCTGGGAAGAAGGAACATCTGTTTGTCCATTAGAGCTGGTGACACTGCCATTTTTCTCAGGGGTAGGATCCACCTTCTCCTCTTCAACTGGTTCTACAATAGGAGGTGTTTCTATTTGGACTTCAACTTTTGCTATGGTATCATCTGATTGACTCTCTTCAACTTCTTTGCCAACTAAACTTTCTGAAGACAATATTTGATCTGCTATTTCTGTAGATGGGTCAGATTTTGCATCACTTCCCACCTCATGTGTTGCTGAAGCCTCCTCAATTATCTGACTAGCAGTAGATATACTCCCTTCAGAAGCCAAAACTTCAGAACTCACCACTGCTTTTTCCTCTATAGTTTGGACTGCATCCCCACTCTGTAATGAATTAGAGATCACACTTTCTGAGTCCCCACTATTGCTTGCCATTTCATTTAAGGCATCATCTACTGCACTGGCACCCACATCCAATTCCTCTGAAGGAGTTTCATCACCTTCTACCTTCTCATCCACTGCAGATGGGACACTGACTGATTTCTCATCGCTGCTTGCCGGCTGATCCTGCACTTCTAGTATGTCAGTCACAGTTTCAGCTTGATTTACCTTTCCTTCTATCTCTTCTGAAGTTTTTGGTATCGCTGGAATTTCTGCTGGTTCCActgttttttctctctcatccaaaAATGTAGCAATCTCCTTGTTCTTACGGAAAGCCAGCACAAAAGGATTGGTTGCAGTATGAACAACTCCCTCACCGAGCTTCAAATCCAACTTTTCAgcatcttcttctttcttcattgTCAAGGTAACCTGTCCTCTAGAGATACGTAGCACCCGTACACTAACTTCTTgaccaacctgaagtgaggagCCCCCCATAAGGTTTCCAAACCCTTCATCAGCTTCTTCAGAGGTAGGCAAAAACCCTTCCTCCCCTTCAGGAAGAGATATAAAAGCACCAGCTCTATTTAAATTCTTTACTGTGCCCTCTAGGTCCTGGCCTTTGACAAACTTTGAGGTTTTTTTCACCTCATCTCTTCTTTGGTTAGACCTTTGAGTGTTCCTTCTGGAAGGTCTGGGCTTATCACTACTGGAAGCAGCATCTTTCTGTTGCTGTGGTTTAGTAGGATCATCACTGTCACGCATGGTAAGTGAAATCCGCCCTGTCTCAGTGTTTGCTTCCACCAATCTCACTTTCACTTCTTGTCCAATGGAAACAATGTTTCCAACATCCTTAACATAGCTATCACTCAACCTGGAAACATGCACCAGGCCATCTGTGAAAGCTCCAAAATCAATAAATGCACCAAATGGCTGGATTGATTTAACTTTCCCTGTAAAAGTTGCACCAGGAACCAGTTCCTCATTCTTTACAGGTGGCATCTCACTCTTCCTAGGTCTTGCACGTTTGGGCTGAGATGAAGTGACACCACCATCTGATTTAATGGAGGGTTCTTCACTTGCTTCAGCTGAATCAGATGGAACTTCTGGTGCTCCACTGGAATCCTCAGTAGCAGGGGAATCTGACTGCTCTACTGCTACATCAGTGCCTGTGGCTGATAATATATGGGTTCTTGATTTACGATGCAAAGTACATCCGCTTCTGTATTGTGGAAATAGTCTAACTGATGTTGAGAGAGGTAAGAGGAACCTTTGTGGGGATAATGTTTGCTTTGTGGATTTACCCAAAAGATAGCATCTTGTTAAACAATTGTTCTTATTTGAAGTAAAAGCAGTTCCAGAAATAAGTGAAATGTTGCTTATAGAACTTGGAATTACGGGTGTCATGATGACTTAAGTTACAGAAATCAAGAAACAGTCTGCAGCTAGGAAAAGTTCTTCATTCAATTCCTGACCTGCATGGTAAGTAAAACTCATGAGCCTGAAATAGAAACATGTGATTATTTCAATAAGCTGCATTCTGCAAGTTATTAGGAGACAAGTACTTTAGATCAAGATGAATAATGGCTCTTAAGCAAATGATTCATTGATTTGTTTTCATGAGCTGTAATTTGCAGTCACAACAGCGATTGTTCTAAGCGAACATTGGttctgtttggtttttggaatgTTTGAGGGAAAGTATGACGAAGAGAAATTAAAACTTTCCTTGAAATCAGTTATCATTTCCAATTATATCATCCCATGCAAGCATAGTTGCAGTCAAACCAAGATAATTTGTATGCAGACAGAATCACTATCATGGGACAAGAGTAGTCAAATAATTAGAGAGTAAGTTTGATCATCTTTGTGCAGCTTGTTATCTTGGACTAACTTCTTTATAGAACATTCATCTATGTccttagttgattttattgatcGATTGGGGTCATATTAAAGGAGggagtattttttgttttccctatcCATTTTGGCGCTATTTGGAGGCCGTTGTATACAccatgtgtactttggtgtgccCCTTTTGACATTTTAATACTATTTGCAtttacctatataaaaaaaaaaaaaagtttgatcaTCAATTCATTAACTTTGGTCCTATTTTTGTTAAGCATGCAATTAAGTTTAAACAACATTCTCAACATCGTATGATTACAACTACGGGCCAACATAAAGACAAAAATCTCCATTAATTCTCTCCAGAAATTCTCAGATACTTTTCATAAGGATTTTATCCTCTACATGGTTCATTCAAAAGTTGAGTCTAATTGCGGCTAGCATAGTTGTAGGAAGCTCACCAAATTGTAAGTGATAAGGTAAAATTTTTCCATTTCCTATGCCCAAAATATATCTTGTTAAGAAGATTTATCAACAACTGATTTAATACCGacttttcaaatatgtttattCCAAAGTTGGCTGAATTTCCAgaatagttaaataaaaatcCCCTTTGAGGTGGCCACACTTtgcattcttctccttgtatttTGGAGAAGAAAATGACTGAATTTATCGCATTCAAATTTACCCTAAATTCAACTCTGCATCCTATCTGCATTAAAAGTCAGTTGTATATACTAGAATTTCAACAccaaattaatcataattactcAACCTCAACTCCATAAAAGATAACAGAAAGCACAAACCCAGCTTTTAATTAGCATAAACTATAGGTAAAATTCTCTCTTCAAATGGAAAGATTATCTGACAAATGCTTGCTAGGTGCACATACACACAATTAACCCCAATTCGCATAAATATCCGTCAGTACTACTGACAAGTATTTCACCCAACAGACCATTACCAAAATTTCTATTGAAAATCTCAATAATCCAGaactctgtttggttgccgagaaagcagacaaaaatagaaaagagaatTCCATTCCCCCGGTTAACCTCGTTTTTTGTCCCCGAAAAATGCACAACCCAAGTCCAGTAAAGTGAGCTGATTGCTCTCTTTCCCCACATTTTCCCCGGAACCAAGCAGAGACAAGAAGGAAGACTACTACAAGTGcacgaataaaaaaaaaaaaaacaagcccaACAAAATAACCattgaaagcaaaatttgcgaAGTTTTCAGACGCAAACACGACAtcacaaaatatgaaaatgaatccAGTCATAATTTTAACTGAATTGTTAGTTTTAATAATGGAAATATATGGAAGCGGAAGCGGAAGCAGAAAGTGTACCTCTAAAAATTGAGAAAAGCACAAAATTcgagagaaaatataaaaattggcAGTGAAAGGTCGAGGAAATAAGGGAAATGAAAGGCGTTGCTTTAAATCCTTATCTCATTTTCTCAtccgctctctctctcttgctctTCCTTTGGGCTTGGCTTGGCTTGTCTTTCGGGCCTTGTTGGCTTCGCTCTTAACCAAAGCTTTAAATGGGCCTCATCCGGGCCTGGCCCAATTCTTGCAAACTTGGAACCACTAATAAGTGGGTAGAAGTTGGGCCAATTTTTACTACTCTGAGCCCAAATCCTAGTCAGGCTTTGATAGTTGGATCTAAGTTATTTCAGTTTAACTGGGCTTCTTCTCCTGTGGGTTTGAATAAAACGGCCCAATAAGTGGATGGATTGGCTGAGGTctctttattaattttgaaaaaataaataaaattataggaaataaggaaaagaaagtaagaaagaataaaaaaatctaaaaatgtaaagaaattaataattttccaatctgagaaaaagaaaattttgaaaaagcgTAACTTTTTAAAAGATTGCATCATATTTTATCTTCCACTAAATTTCTACaacaaatcaaatgaaataatttaacatttctttccattttcttatcatttttcaaaatccaaaaagaatATGACACTCAGCAATGTCAGTTTGCCAACCCTTTTTCCACAATATCTGTTCTCTTCATTCCTTTTCAAGAGCTACAAACCtcaattttttaggaaaaaatatcaaaaaaaccTAACACATTGATAGTggtcaaacaaagaaaatgccAACAAATATAATATTGTGACACAAATTCATCTGCATGATTTCCAGCATCCGCACAagttctctccctctctctctctctctctctctcttaactgATGTTCAACCCCCAAGGGAAAATTTAAGGAACAAGACAAGTTCTTGGTTTAGGGAAAGGAATGGCAGACATAGGAGTCGGACGaaaattctaacttttataaagggaaaagagaaaaaaaaatcattggacATTTCTTTAAGATAGATGATGGGAACTCAATCAACCACACAAGGGTCTTCTTCtacttatattttatcaaaaccCTAGTATCTTTGGCCAACAATATAACCCTTGTTTATGAgattttgtttattcttttttagaTTGGTCTGTCCCTCTCCCTCAATAATCATATCaatataaattaagaatattccaatcttatatttgaattaaCATGTGTATGATTGCATATTAATTGATACGTATTGTGCTGCATGCATGATGAGTTAAGAGTTATATTCTCAAAGTAATTTTAATTCCCCACTTTAActcgaaaaaaataaaaagattggAATATTCtcaaagtaattttaatttcttttgagaTTGGTCTGTCCCTTTTCCTCAATAATCATATCAacataaattaagaatattccaatcttatatttgaattaaCATGTGTATGATTGCATGTTAATTGATACATATTATACTGCATGCATGATGGGTTTAGGGTTATATTCTCTAAGTAATTTTAATTCCCCACTTAAAACcgaaaaaaagtttattaatcACATTGAGATAGAGGTGCATGCATTACATAAATCGCTCTTAATATGATTGACAAccatatgatataaaaaaatgacttcATAATGTGGACTAGAGAAGAGTTAATGTGGGAATCCATAGATTTAGCCAATGGGAATTGTATTTGGGGAATCAAATAATATAACAAGATGATGATATCCAAGATAGATTTTGGGAGCACTGGGGATGTTTGTTTTGTGAGTGTAATTTCCATGGGAGGAGGAGACAATGCAGACCAAATCCATTAATAATGCCTCATTTCAGAGTCATGAGTGGGGCCTTTTAGGGTTTCCTATAACCTTCCATACTACTCCAAAGAAACCCCAATAGGGTTTAATATATATTGTAGCATCTTCACATGTGAGTAAGGTGCTTTCTTTGTAGTTTCCAAGGCCCCATTACAGTTGTATCAAGCCCCATAAACCTAATGATCCAATCAGAGACTTCTTTGTATCTGAAACcagttttcttttctctttttctaagAGAAAATTTCCCACCATGGAGTCATGagccttaatttttttttccaagaagAGATCTAGGTGTCCATAGGGTTCAATCATACAGCTTAATTTATAAGCTAGGGACCTCGGTAACCACCCATCAAAGCGTTTTAGTATATACCCACATGTTCCACCAAATCTCAAACTTGTTACTTAGCCCCCATATTCTCTTCAAATACCTTACTCTACATGCAAATTTTGTGGATTAAATTGTGTAGGAAAATCTCTCAAATTTGTAAATGGTATATgtttatatatctttataatattatgttttcttatcaaataataaaaaattttaaatatatttttataaatatttaagataTGAGAAGAAAATGTTATCAAATCGATGCAAAGatgtaaaaattatatatgacgAATAGTGATAttagatatgaaaaaaaatgagaatcacTAAAGAGGTCGTGTTTCAAGATATAAATTCAAAATGGGAGAAATGTTTTGGAATTGAACAAATATATATGacttttgttatatttttatttatagatgTAAGTTTAATTATGTGtctattattttatctttagatTCTTGGATAACTCGTAAACGTTGAAGTTTTAGTTGACacaataaattgatttttgactcttcAATTCTCACATATACATAAGTTTAACGGATGAAGTAATACATACATGCATGTGCTAAAATCCTCTA
Proteins encoded in this window:
- the LOC117925013 gene encoding polyprotein of EF-Ts, chloroplastic yields the protein MTPVIPSSISNISLISGTAFTSNKNNCLTRCYLLGKSTKQTLSPQRFLLPLSTSVRLFPQYRSGCTLHRKSRTHILSATGTDVAVEQSDSPATEDSSGAPEVPSDSAEASEEPSIKSDGGVTSSQPKRARPRKSEMPPVKNEELVPGATFTGKVKSIQPFGAFIDFGAFTDGLVHVSRLSDSYVKDVGNIVSIGQEVKVRLVEANTETGRISLTMRDSDDPTKPQQQKDAASSSDKPRPSRRNTQRSNQRRDEVKKTSKFVKGQDLEGTVKNLNRAGAFISLPEGEEGFLPTSEEADEGFGNLMGGSSLQVGQEVSVRVLRISRGQVTLTMKKEEDAEKLDLKLGEGVVHTATNPFVLAFRKNKEIATFLDEREKTVEPAEIPAIPKTSEEIEGKVNQAETVTDILEVQDQPASSDEKSVSVPSAVDEKVEGDETPSEELDVGASAVDDALNEMASNSGDSESVISNSLQSGDAVQTIEEKAVVSSEVLASEGSISTASQIIEEASATHEVGSDAKSDPSTEIADQILSSESLVGKEVEESQSDDTIAKVEVQIETPPIVEPVEEEKVDPTPEKNGSVTSSNGQTDVPSSQESMNTDGSEDGGKPAPSGELVESQILSSESQDSEKVVENQANDILSKEEVQIQTPAAENEIPSATPVEDEKVETVTAKNNNISNSDGQTGTSSPKESTTKATISPALVKKLREDTGAGMMDCKKALSETGGDIVKAQEFLRKKGLASADKKASRATAEGRIGSYVHDSRIGILIEVNCETDFVARGDIFKELVDDLAMQAAACPQVQYLVTEDVPEEIVNKEREIEMQKEDLLSKPEQIRSRIVEGRIKKRLDELALLEQPYIKNDKVVVKDWVKQTIATIGENIKVKRFVRYNLGEGLEKKSQDFAAEVAAQTAATPPSAPGKEQPAAVATNDTAEKPPTVTVSAALVKQLREETGAGMMDCKKALSETGGDLEKAQEYLRMKGLSTADKKSSRLAAEGRIGSYIHDSRIGVLIEVNCETDFVGRSEKFKELVDDLAMQVVACPQVQCVSMEDIAESIVSKEKEIEMQREDLQSKPENIREKIVEGRVAKRLGELALLEQAFIKDDSILVKDLVKQTVAALGENIKVRRFVRFTLGEDMGTED